A window of Salmo trutta chromosome 31, fSalTru1.1, whole genome shotgun sequence contains these coding sequences:
- the LOC115169292 gene encoding death-associated protein kinase 3 codes for MAGFRQEDVEVFYDMGEELGSGQFAIVRKCKEKPSGSEYAAKFIKKRRLSSSRRGVSREEIEREVNILREIQHSNIITLHDIFENKTDVILILELVSGGELFDFLAEKESLTEEAATQFLKQILDGVHYLHSKCIAHFDLKPENIMLLDKNVPNPRIKLIDFGIAHQIKAGNEFKNIFGTPEFVAPEIVNYELLGLEADMWSIGVITYILLSGASPFLGETKQETLTNISAVNYDFDEEYFSNTSELAKDFIRRLLVKDPKKRMTIEDSLQHPWIKVIKRRNVRQEESGKKPERRRLKTTRLKEYTIKSHSSMPPNNTYVNFERFSQVLEEIAAAEEGLRDLEHNQRSCQEDVAALLSIYEEKEGWYKEENQSIASDLGHIRQALQCTQAQRRQSQEDARTAMLAANALKRTFGRLENRYEVLAEQVASEVRWVEELVRGIEREKDSLVMS; via the exons ATGGCTGGCTTCAGGCAAGAGGATGTGGAGGTGTTCTATGATATGGGGGAGGAGCTGGGGAG CGGACAGTTTGCCATCGTACGGAAGTGTAAAGAGAAGCCCTCTGGCTCTGAGTACGCCGCCAAATTCATCAAGAAGCGTCGTCTGTCGTCTAGCCGCCGGGGCGTTAGCCGCGAGGAGATCGAGAGGGAGGTGAACATCCTGAGAGAGATCCAGCACAGCAACATCATAACACTACACGACATCTTCGAAAACAAGACCGACGTCATCCTCATCCTGGAGCT GGTGTCTGGGGGGGAGCTGTTTGACTTCCTGGCAGAGAAGGAGTCTTTAACAGAGGAGGCCGCCACACAGTTCCTCAAACAGATCCTGGATGGGGTCCACTACCTGCACTCCAAATGCATCGCTCACTTTGAcctcaag CCGGAGAACATTATGCTGCTGGATAAGAATGTTCCCAACCCCAGGATCAAACTCATCGACTTCGGCATCGCTCATCAGATCAAAGCTGGGAACGAGTTTAAAAACATCTTCGGAACGCCAGAGTTCGTTG CTCCAGAGATAGTCAACTATGAACTGCTAGGCCTGGAGGCTGACATGTG GAGTATTGGAGTTATCACATACATTCT GTTGAGTGGTGCCTCTCCGTTCCTGGGGGAGACCAAGCAGGAGACTCTGACCAACATCTCAGCAGTTAACTATGACTTTGACGAGGAGTACTTCAGCAACACTAGTGAGTTGGCCAAGGACTTCATCAGACGGCTGCTGGTCAAGGATCCCAA GAAGAGAATGACCATCGAGGACAGCCTTCAGCATCCCTGGATCAAG GTGATCAAGAGGCGGAACGTGCGCCAGGAGGAGAGCGGGAAGAAGCCGGAGCGCAGGCGCCTGAAGACCACGCGTCTAAAGGAGTACACCATCAAGTCTCACTCCTCCATGCCCCCCAACAACACCTACGTCAACTTTGAACGCTTCTCCCAGGTGCTGGAGGAGATCGCTGCTGCCGAGGAGGGGCTGAGAGACCTGGAGCACAACCAGAG gtCATGTCAGGAAGACGTGGCTGCTCTACTCTCTATCTATGAGGAGAAGGAGGGCTGGTACAAGGAGGAGAACCAGAGCATCGCCAGCGACCTGGGTCACATCCGCCAGGCTCTGCAGTGTACCCAGGCCCAGCGCAGACAGAGTCAGGAGGATGCCCGTACCGCCATGCTGGCTGCTAACGCACTCAAGAGGACATTTGGGCGCCTGGAGAACCGCTACGAGGTCCTGGCGGAGCAGGTGGCGTCGGAGGTGCGCTGGGTGGAGGAGCTGgtcagagggatagagagggagaaagacagtcTGGTCATGTCCTGA